The Salvelinus namaycush isolate Seneca chromosome 5, SaNama_1.0, whole genome shotgun sequence genome segment AGCTAATTTTGACAGCTCTGTCACAGTAGCGAGCTAGTAGTAGCCGACATTAGCATGATTAGGCTAGCTAGATTAACGTTAACCTGTCACATGAGCCAAActaatatttgtttttaaattcaGCCTTGTCTTCTCTTTTGCCCCACAGAAATCACAGCCAAATGGTAGTGCAGTTGCTGAGCTACAAGAGGAAGTCAGAGTGACTGAAGAAGACAACCTGCCAGTAGTGCCACATCATTCTCAAATCAAGACAGAAAAGGCTTCTGAGGTAGGCCTAATGTTGCTTGTAGAGGCAAATGCTTGTATGCTATCCTGGGAGACTGTAGTGAAAGAGTTGAATCTGTTGTATACAAAATAATTTCAGATCTACTTGGTGATAGCTAGTTACATAATATCCCAACTTCTGCATTAAACATGCCTTGAAGATGAGAACCGGCCTTATGGCGTTTGTAGTGGAGTTTTACTAGTGATGATGTGGCTTTTAGACTAGAGGCCTGCCTCCCTTAGGACGCCTACTGTCCTGTGACGTGCGGTGTCTGGTTGCCAGATTTGAATTTGCAGATGTAGCAAATCCTAAAGGATGGGACCGATGGCTTCCTTACCTAGCTAGTGTCAAGTGTGGCTCCTCCATGATCAAATACAGCTCTCAACCCAGTTGACTGTCAGTCAATGCTCTTTATAGTTGTTTTTGGCATCAATCTGCTTTGAGGGGCTGACATTTAAAATATAAtactttttatttgatttatagCATTTATATATATAGCCTATAAATGACATGTTAAAAGGCTCTTGGTAGACAGATTTAAGGGAACAGGATGGTGTATGTGATttcatatatatattatttatttataaaaaaattgaCCTAGCTTGACAGTGTTGACTTGATTGAGTGACTTTAATAACATGGGGTTTCTGTTCTAATGGTGCAGGGGGCGATGAGTCTGTTACCACTTTCCCTTTCTTTGCCTTATAGCATTAATCCACCATACATGTTGAATTATATATGTTTAGGTAAAGAAGACCAAGAAGAAGCAGAAACAGGCAGTAAAGGAGGCTAAGACGGCTTCTTCTCGTGGCAAGGAATCAGAGGAAGGTACGCCATAAAGCACCACCACTAATATCACCAACTGTTTCAATCATTTGTGCCTAGCAAAGCGCAGTGGGGGCTTACATTTACAGATAATTATTACGTCCTTGCAGAGAAATTATTCATATTTTAACGTGTTAGACGACATCAATCATTCATGCATTCATAGACTATCTGACCAGGACTTACCAAActtaccttaacattagaattattccaCAAGACTGATGATGGATCAGCTAGAGAGATCACCTAGGTTAcaaatattgaggcggcttattctaACGCCTAAATCAAATCCAaatcgatttgatttgatttattctaACGCCTACCCTATAATAATGCACTAAATTCAGATTGTGCACATGTTACACCATGAAATGTATAGAAAAATGTATCGTAGCTTACAAATAGCTAAATAAAACTAAATTGTATTAACATGAAATTGATTTCCATATcattaaaatatatacagttgaagtcagaagttcacatataccttacccaaatacatttaaactcagttcttcacaattcctgacatttaatctaattaaaaattccctgtcttaggtcagttaggatcaccactttattttaagaatgtgaaatgtcagaataatagtagagaattatttatttcagcttttatttctttcatcacattccaagtgggtcagaagtttacatgcactcaatcggtatttggtagcattgcctttaaattgtttaacttgggtcaaacatttcggatagccttccacaagcttcccacaataagttgggtgaattttggcccattcctcctgacagagctggcgtaactgagtcaggtttgtagacctccttgctcgcacacgctttttcagttctgcccacacattttctataggattgaggtcatggctttgtgatggccactccaataccttgactttgttgtccttaagccattttgccacaactttggaagtatgcttggggtcattgtccatttgaaatacctatttgcgaccaagctttaagttcctgactgatgtcttgagatgttgcttcaatatatccacataattttctttcctcatgatgccatatattttgtgaagtgcaccagtccctcctgcagcaaagcacccccaagtcatgatgctgccacccccgtgcttcacggttgggatggtgttcttcggcttgtaagcctccccctttttcctccacacataactatggtcattatggccaaacagttctatttttgtttcatcagaccagagggcatttctcccaaaaaagtacgaactttgtccccatgtgcagttgcaaaccttagtctggctttttttatggtggttttggagcagtggcttcttccttgctgagcggcctttcaggttatgtcgatatagaactcgttttactgtggatatagatactttgtacccttttcctccagcatcttcacaatgtcctttgctgctgttctgggattgatttgcactgtttgcaccaaagtacgttcatctctaggagacagaacacgtctccttcctgagcggtatgacggctgcgtggtcccatggtgtttatacttccgtactattgtttgtacagatgaacgtggtaccttcaggtgtttggaaattgctcccaaggatgaaccagacttgtggaggtctacaattttttttttgaggtctttgctgatttattttgattttcccatgatgtcaagcaaagaggcactgagtttgaaggtaggccttgaaatacatccacatgcacacctccaattgactcaaatgatgtcaattagcctatcagaagcctctaaagccatgacataattttctgtgattttccaagctgtttaaaggcacagtcaacttagtgtatgtaaacttctgacccactggaattgtgatacactgaattataagtgagtggtctgaggcagtcaTTAAATAACGAGCATTTTCAAGAGCAACTTTAGATATGATGGTGTTAGGAAACAGCTCGGAGATGTAACGGTGTTCCTAAGacggttctaacgatgaacttagtcTGGGTCCGGGAAACCGGACCCAGAGCCTTGACATTCTAACAGTGGATTTGAACATGAGATGTAGGCCTATTTAACTTCTTCCCACTAACCATCCCCATGTCTATCAGTATTAGGCACCTGGGAGACCAAGATCAGTAACAAGGAGAAGCGTGAGCAACGCCGTAAAGACAAGACCTCCGGTGACGGGTCAGGGAGCCCTGGAGGAGTGGATCCTCTGCCTAGTACTCCTCCCACAGAGTCAACCAAGGCCAGCCCCAAAGCTGCAGCCCCTGGGTCTGGCTCTGAGAAGAAAGAAAAGAAGAAGAAAGGTAAAGCTAGCTAGGTCTATTTCCTTATGGTATACCTCTCTGCTGGCAAAAGGCGGCAGCTGAGCAGGCCTGAGCTTGGTTAAAGACTCACACACTTTCACAAACTTTCTGTaaacagcagtggtgtaaaaatactttaaagtactacttaattaagtagttttttggggtatctgtactttactttactatttacatttttgactacttttacttcactagattctttaagaaaatattgtacgtTTTACtcacattttccttgacacccaaaagtgctcgttacattttgaatgcttagcaggacaggaaaattgtcaaatttcttgcacttatcaaccgaacatccctggtgatccttactgcctctgatttggcggACTCACTACAcgcacatgctttgtttgtaaattatgtcttagTGTTGGAGTATTCCTGGCTTTctgtaaataaaaaatgaaaaaataaaatggtgccatctggtttgcttaatataaggaatttatacttttatttttgatacttaagtatattttaaaccaaatacttttagatgtttactcaagtagaattttactgggtgatttttacttgagtcgtttttttaaaggtatctttacttttactcaagtatgacagttgacCAGGTGGACAGCTacggtactttttccaccactggtaaaCAGACTAATTTGGCATCCAGGGAGACTGCTACACTCTGTCTTCTCCTGTTATTGAGTTCTGCTGGTTCCCTGTTGGTCAGACCTGCTATAAGTACAGACCCTGGAGGACTCTGAGCCcagagagagaggtgctgcttGTCAACTGCTCTGTTAGCCTAGAATCCAAACTGACATGCGTTTTACCACAAACAATAGAGAAACTGAGCATATCAGTTTGGATTCCATGCTACTGCTCTTTTTGTGTTGACCTGCTCTCCCTTTGCAAATAGGAAATATAAATGTATATGGAAATATAGCTACAGCCTTGCCTTTAAACATCACTGTTATTTCCCCAGGAGAATCCTCCAAAACCAAAGCTGAGAAAGCAGATGATGTCGCTGCTGTTGCCGTAGTCAGACCTCAAGGTAAAAAATACACATTCATTCAAATTAGCATCTGATTAAGGGTTAGGAGAGAGGTTCATGAAAGGGTGAAATCAAATAATTTCCCATTTTTAGAAAACAAATTAGCTACATGCTCTTACTTGTACAGTACTTGGTTGGAGTCCTTTTCTTTGGCACACTATTTAAAGTGGTGCCAATCTGTGGATGTTCTTGAAGGTtgttaaatgtgtgtgtttgtgtcagctATCAGCAGTGAGGAGGCTCTGGTAGTGACTGGAGAACGGCCTGACCTGGCTGTGACAGCCCAAGAGGCCCCAGCCCTTACCATTGTTCCTGATGAGGGGCACTGGACCACTCCTGAGAGCAACCAAGACACCGCTGTCTGGGGGCAGGAGACTGAAGGTAATGATAGTAGGAATATTTCCCTGGAATATACACTgcatatatacagtcgtggcaaaaagttttgagaatgacacaaatattaatttccacaaggtttgctgcttcagtgtctttagatatttttgtcagatgttactatggaatactgaagtataattacaagcatttcataagtttcaaaggcttttattgacaattacatgaagttgatgcaaagagtcaatatttgcagtgttgacccttctttttcaagacctctgcaatccaccctggcatgctgtcaattaacttctgggtcacatcctgactgatggcagcccattcttgcataatcaatgcttggagtttgtcagaatttgtgggtttttgtttgtcccaCCCGagtcttgaggattgaccacaagttctcaatgggattaaggtctgaggagtttcctggccatggacccaacatatcgttgttttgttccccgagccacttagttatcacttttgccttatggcaaggtgctccatcatgctggaaaaggcattgttcgtcaccaaactgttcctggatggttgggagaagttgctctcggaggatgtgttggtaccattctttattcatggctgtgttcttagacaAAATTGTGAGTAAGCTCACTCCCTTGGctgaaaatgactttaccccagtcctcagcagtccaatccctgtaccttttgcagaatatcagtctgtccctgatgtttttcctggagagaagtggcttatttgctgcccttcttgacaccaggccatcctccaaaagtattcgcctcactgtgcatgcagatgcactcacacctgcctgctgccattcctgagtaagctctgtactggtggtgccccgatcccacagctgaatcaactttaggagacggtcctggcgcttgctggacttccttgggcaccctgaagccttcttcacaacaattgaaccgctctccttgaagttcttgatgatctaataaatggttgatttaggtgcaatcttactggcagcaatatccttgcctgcgaagccctttttgtgcaaagcgaggatgacggcacgtgtttctttgcaggtaaccatggttggcagaggaagaacaatgattccaagcaccaccctccttttgaagcttccagtctgttattcgaactcaatcagcatgacagagtgatttccagccttgtcctcgtcaacactcacacatgtgttaacgagagaatcactgacatgatgtcagctggtccttttgtggcagggctgaaatgcagtggaaatgttttttggggattcagttaatttgcatagcaaagagggactttgcaaataATTGCAAATCATCttatcactcttcataacattctggagtaccggtatatgcaaattgccatcatacaaactgaggcagcagactttgtgaaaattcatatttgtcattctctcaacttttggccacgactgtacatataatcaaatcaaactttatttgtcatatgcaggGGATACAGAAAAGTATACACAGTACAATTACATTTTTACTGGCAGGAGTTTTTTCACTGAGGTTTTATATTGCGATGTTGTGTTATTAGGAGGATGCATTGTCATTGATGCGGGGATAACATCAGGTAATGGACTGAATGTTCGTTGTATACTCCTGGTGTAGGATCACCTTTTGGCCTCTAAATGGCATGGTTTACAGTACAGACAAGTATACTGCCCTAAAAGGGCAAAATGCACAACCTATGAATTTGGTCAAAATATTTGATCTGTTATAATGGCCAGGTATATTATCTGATTAATGTGGTATTTAGCTTCCTGACACAAGAACAAGCCAGTTAATCAGAGTATATCATGGAGTATCAGAAATTGCTGTCTAGACAGAAAAAGACAAGTCAGTTTTGCCTTGTAGGGCAGTATAGATATTTAATCAGATTGTATAATATGAAAGAAATTAACTATTAAAGGATAAAAAAATCATATGGCAATATTAGTTTGAGTGTATTGGTGATAGTCTGCCATGAAGCCAAGTCTTTGTGTGCTCTGTCTAAAAACAATTGTGTTTTCACCCATGGAATTAGCTGTTAGGGGTTCAAAGGTTAGGGGGGTGGGATGACCTGAAATATTTTGCTTTCACAAAATGCTATGGTGTTTTCAAATGAAACACTACCATGCTTTTGTAAAAGCTTTTAGACGTGATTTGTTTTTAGAACCCCAGCTGCTGTGTCCCAGCCAGCCTAAGCCCCAAGTGCAAGACGAGTGGTCTGGTCTGAGTAAGTAAAACAAAACTTTACACTGGCAATAAAAGTCATATAGCATGGATTAGATAGAACAGGGCGTGGCACGTAATTGGTTATCTCGATCACATAATGAGTAGCTAATCGGGTTGCAAGGTGGTCTCTAGATCAGTGATTCTGCACAGTCCAACTGCATTGTAGTCAGTCTGTACCATGTGTTGTAAAGGTTGTGTATTTGTGATGTGTTTTAACTAGAGCTTTCCTCTGGATGTGTTTTCAGATGGTGATGGGTCTGCTGCTGCAGCAGACGGGTGCTCTGACTGGAATGCCCCAGCGGAGGGGTGGGCGAACTATGAGGAACTCCCTGCTCCAGTCGAGGCTGCCCCCGAGGAGCCCCTGTCAGAGACGGTCAAGGTTAGTCGCTAGTTGTGACATCACTTTTTAGGTGCCCCTCACGAGAGGTTTCTAACATCAAGGGCCtgttcctggttaaataaataacatgCTTTGTGTTTAAATACAATCTGGGGaagttgaggagagagagaaaccatctCCAGAGTtaaacagaacagaacaaaacagaacAAGAGAGATGTCAGGGATTTAATTTAAATGTTGCATTTAAAAACCTCTAAATATAACCTTATGCATATGTGAGGATAGACTGACTGGTAGTGTGCACTACATCCTTGGAATATAACTAGTTTGACTGCAGTGCAACAGTTGCTTGTAAAGAGACCATGCTCTATCCTCTACAAGGTTCTGCACGGGTAATAGTAGTGATTTGGGGATTTTCATTTTTAAAGCCTCTGAcgaacaaaactgcacatttttaaaTTTCAGGAGCCTTCTCATGTATAAAACATATCTGCTGCTTACTGTACGCACTCCCCTTGTTATTATTTTGACTTTTTAAGCTCAAATTGGGGAAAGGTTGTCAGATTAAGTTGATTTAGGTTGAGCAGTCTAGATCTGTCAAATATTTAGTTTTGTACTTTGAATGTTGTTTCACAGCAGGTATctgatgaagagagagaaaaggcggAGCCTGCCGCTGATGGAACTGGTAAATctaaaaagaagaaaaagaagaagaagaagccagCTGAAGATGCTGTAGTTACTGGCCAGGTAACACCTTAGACTAAGCACTTACTGGATTCCTCCTTAACATTATTACGATGTTACTATAGTAATTAGTCTTATTACACAGGAATAGAGCAACTTAATTTAAACCGTTACCATCACTCATTAGAACTATATTGCTGAGTCCCTCATTGGGTTATTGCTACCTGTGACCTTCCTGATTGGCTCATATTTGGTCTGTCGGTTATTGACAGGAGTCAGAGGAGCCAAGTAAAAAGGTTGTTACTGAGGCCAAGGTGAAGAAGCAGCCAATCCAGGAGCCTGCTGCGCCTACTGTCCAGGCTGTCAACGCTGCTGCTGTGAAGGTTGGTGACACTGTTCTATTGACCTCAAtgtctgcgtctcaaatggcaccctattccctaatagtgtactacttttgactagggctcgTAAGGACAATAAaggaattagggtgccatttaggacactaTTTCTGTCTGTTTAGGGGATCCCTGTTGGCCCAAGAGCACCCCCAGAGGCAGAAGTTCTTTATAGCCTCTTTAATTCCAAGGTTTCTTCTTCCTGCAGGCAAGAGTGGAGCAACCAGTGGTGGTTCAGAACACAGCCCCCATCGCACAAGTGCCACCCCAACCCGCAGAGACGAAGCCTACTGCCAAGCAGAACAGTCTACCTGCTCCAACACATAGTAAGTGTATCAGAACTAAATGTGAATCACACTGGAGTCTGGTCTAGCGGTAGTGTTGCAGACCCTGGACTACGTATCTCCGCCAGCAGCTGGGGTCCGATCCCTGCATACACCTTACTTCACTTTATACATTCCTCTATTCTGTATCCCCACTCATTTCTTGCTAT includes the following:
- the LOC120048512 gene encoding protein LYRIC-like isoform X2, giving the protein MAENWQDATCQQVKLIAGRLNELLSTGLDLLHSELGVDFGVKPEIPPWLIILAACIGLVLMVAMWASACRGLFKKRPTVIEVETVESTKPAPIKVAKAEEPKKTKRKPTEKKSQPNGSAVAELQEEVRVTEEDNLPVVPHHSQIKTEKASEVKKTKKKQKQAVKEAKTASSRGKESEEVLGTWETKISNKEKREQRRKDKTSGDGSGSPGGVDPLPSTPPTESTKASPKAAAPGSGSEKKEKKKKGESSKTKAEKADDVAAVAVVRPQAISSEEALVVTGERPDLAVTAQEAPALTIVPDEGHWTTPESNQDTAVWGQETEEPQLLCPSQPKPQVQDEWSGLNGDGSAAAADGCSDWNAPAEGWANYEELPAPVEAAPEEPLSETVKQVSDEEREKAEPAADGTGKSKKKKKKKKKPAEDAVVTGQESEEPSKKVVTEAKVKKQPIQEPAAPTVQAVNAAAVKARVEQPVVVQNTAPIAQVPPQPAETKPTAKQNSLPAPTHKKPEESQPSKPVMKKKRARRET
- the LOC120048512 gene encoding protein LYRIC-like isoform X3, with the translated sequence MAENWQDATCQQVKLIAGRLNELLSTGLDLLHSELGVDFGVKPEIPPWLIILAACIGLVLMVAMWASACRGLFKKRPTVIEVETVESTKPAPIKVAKAEEPKKTKRKPTEKKSQPNGSAVAELQEEVRVTEEDNLPVVPHHSQIKTEKASEVKKTKKKQKQAVKEAKTASSRGKESEEVLGTWETKISNKEKREQRRKDKTSGDGSGSPGGVDPLPSTPPTESTKASPKAAAPGSGSEKKEKKKKGESSKTKAEKADDVAAVAVVRPQAISSEEALVVTGERPDLAVTAQEAPALTIVPDEGHWTTPESNQDTAVWGQETEDGDGSAAAADGCSDWNAPAEGWANYEELPAPVEAAPEEPLSETVKQVSDEEREKAEPAADGTGKSKKKKKKKKKPAEDAVVTGQESEEPSKKVVTEAKVKKQPIQEPAAPTVQAVNAAAVKARVEQPVVVQNTAPIAQVPPQPAETKPTAKQNSLPAPTHKKPEESQPSKPVMKKKRARRET
- the LOC120048512 gene encoding protein LYRIC-like isoform X1 codes for the protein MAENWQDATCQQVKLIAGRLNELLSTGLDLLHSELGVDFGVKPEIPPWLIILAACIGLVLMVAMWASACRGLFKKRPTVIEVETVESTKPAPIKVAKAEEPKKTKRKPTEKKSQPNGSAVAELQEEVRVTEEDNLPVVPHHSQIKTEKASEVKKTKKKQKQAVKEAKTASSRGKESEEVLGTWETKISNKEKREQRRKDKTSGDGSGSPGGVDPLPSTPPTESTKASPKAAAPGSGSEKKEKKKKGESSKTKAEKADDVAAVAVVRPQAISSEEALVVTGERPDLAVTAQEAPALTIVPDEGHWTTPESNQDTAVWGQETEGGCIVIDAGITSEPQLLCPSQPKPQVQDEWSGLNGDGSAAAADGCSDWNAPAEGWANYEELPAPVEAAPEEPLSETVKQVSDEEREKAEPAADGTGKSKKKKKKKKKPAEDAVVTGQESEEPSKKVVTEAKVKKQPIQEPAAPTVQAVNAAAVKARVEQPVVVQNTAPIAQVPPQPAETKPTAKQNSLPAPTHKKPEESQPSKPVMKKKRARRET